The Antarcticibacterium flavum genome contains the following window.
ATCTTGGACTGGAAGATGATGTAGAAGGTGAAATTGCGGTACGGGTACAATCCTACATGGATAGGAGAATCTCTTCTGAACCCTTAATAATAAGTGTGACGCCATTTACACCGGAAGTTGCAACCGGAGAAATTTACCTTCCCGGGGCATACCAGGGGTGGGATCCCGAAACTGCCGCAAGCATACCTGCAGTAGAAAATGGTATCTATCGCGGTTATTTAAATTTACCATCCCAGGATGCTCTCGATTTCAAAATAACCCTGGACAGAAACTGGACAGAGAATTACGGCCATGACGGGAATGGAAACCTCGTATTTGATGGTCCTAATCTAAGCGTCCCAGAACCAGGATTTTACGAGATCACTGTTAACTTTAACACCATGACCTGGACAGCAACCAAAACTTCCTGGGGAATTATTGGAACAGCGACTGAGGGTGGCTGGGATGCAGATACAGATATGGTTTTTGATTCTGAAAGACAGGTATGGGTTTATACCGGCGAGCTTCAGCCGGGAGCATTAAAATTTAGGCTTAATGACAGCTGGGAAATCAATTATGGTTCCAGGAACAATGAAGAAGGAATAGCTTACCTGGATGATCCGGGTGCTCATGATGTTACAGAGGCAGGTTTATATGAAGTAACCTTCAGCATTGATCCTGAAGATAACACCAGGGCTTTTTACTCCATTGAACCTATCGTTTGGGGAATTATTGGTGATGCTACTGCAGGTGGTTGGGATACAGATACCCCAATGACGTGGAACAGTGATACAGGAGTATGGGAAGTAACTGCCGATCTTACACCGGGAGCATTAAAATTTAGAAGGAATAATGACTGGTCCCTTAATTATGGCCCGCGAAATAATGAAGACGGAATCCTTTATCTTGATGATCCGGGAGCACATGGTATAGAAGAGGCAGGCACCTATGACATCACCCTTACCTTGAATCCTGAAGATCCCTCTACCGCAACGTATACAGTAGACAGAACAACTAATTAGAAAAATCAAAATGAATAAAAAGATAAATAAAATGAGAAATTACATCAATGTATTATTCATCTTCCTGGGAACGACATCTCTTTTATCCTGTCAAACATCAGATGATGAAATAACAAGAGGAGGGCACCAGGAATACGAACAATACGGCACAGCATTTCAGCAGGTGCCAGATAGCCGGGACGTTTCCATGTACCAGGTAAACATAAGAGCATTTAGTGAAGAGGGAACTTTTAATGGAGTGATAGACGGGCTGGATCACATAAGTGACCTTGGGGTGAATGTCCTGTACTTAATGCCGGTATATCCTGTAGGTGAAGAAAGATCTGCCGGGGGACTTGGTTCTCCTTACTCTGTTCGCGATTACTATTCAGTAAATCCGGAATTTGGCACTCTTGAAGATCTACGTAACCTGGTAGACGGGGCACACGAAAGAGGAATGGCGGTAATTATGGACTGGGTTCCTAACCATACAGCATGGGATAATGAGTGGATCACTACCAATCCAGAATGGTACCAACAGGATGAAGAAGGCAATATTATACATCCACCGGGAACAAACTGGCAGGATGTTGCGCAGTTGGATTATTCAAATGATGAATTGCGCGCAGCTATGAAAGATGCTATGTCCTATTGGATCTACACTGCAAACATAGATGGATACAGGGTTGATGCGGCAGATTATGTTCCACATAGTTTCTGGGCAGAAACCGTACCTTTCTTAAGAAATATTAAAAACCAGGACATGATAATGTTTGCTGAAGGTTCAAGAAAAGATCACTTCAGGGCAGGTTTTGATTACATTTTCGGCTTTAATTTCTTTGACCATTTAAAGCAGGTTTTTGTAGATAATGCTTCTGCTACTGTGTTACAAAATTCGTTTGCAACAGAATATGAGAATGTCTATGACGACACAAAACGAGTGGTGAGATACACCTCCAATCATGACGTTAATTTATCTGACGGTACCCCGCAGGAACTTTTTGGCGGAGACAGAGGTTCCATGGCTGCTTTTGTAGTTGCCGCCTATATGAAATCTATTCCTATGATCTATAACGGGCAGGAAATAGGATGGAATGAACGCCTGGAATTTTTCTCCAGGGATCCTATAAACTGGAATGCAGCAAATAATGAGCTGCTGGAAGAATATAAGGATATCATCGAATTCAGAAACAATAGTACAGCGATAAGAAGGGGCGAATATAACGGGTACAGCAGTGAACATGTGGCTGCCTTTACCATGAGCACAGAGGATGAGACAGTGCTGGTACTATCAAACCAAAGGAACAGGGAAAACAATTTCATCTTCCCTTCTACCCTGGCCGGCACGTCATGGGAAGACATCTTTAATGGCGGTACTGTTTCCCTGGAGTCACAAATTACCCTGGAACCATTTCAATATCTTGTATTAAGAACAGGAAATTAAATTAACCCTTATTTTCAGGTGTCCTGATTTAGCGGGGCACCTGAAAATTATTATTTATTAAAAAATGTTTTATAAAAAAGGTTATTCAGCATTTCAGTTCCGGCTTAAAGTAGTCTGGACAATGCTGGCAGCACTGGTAACTGTATGTTCTGTACAGGCACAGGAGCTCTCATCTCCCAATGGAAATTTACAATTAGAATTTAAACTACAGGAAGGCGGTGTCCCATCCTATACATTGACCTATAAAAACAAGCAGGTCATTTCTCCAAGCCGTTTAGGCCTGGAATTAAACAACCTACCTTCTTTCATGGATGGTTTTGAAATTATTGATACACAGGAGAATTCTGTCAACGACTCCTGGAGCCCGGTATGGGGTAAGCAAAGCACGATTGAGAATAACTACAATGAATTACTGGTAACCCTCTCTCAAAAGGAGCACAATAACAGGTACATCAGGATCAAATTTAGATTATTCGATGACGGGCTTGGCTTTAGATACGAATTCCCTAAACAGGAGGAATTAAATTATTTTGTGCTTAAGGAAGAACATACAGAATTTAATTTGACCGGTGATCACAAAATATTCTGGATCCCGGGTGATTATGACACCAATGAATATCCTTATATGACCTCCACAATTTCTGAAATTCCGGGGCTTATGGAGGAAGCAACGGTACAAATTACCGCCCAGCGACCTATAGATAACCTGGCGGTACAAACGCCTTCTATGATGAAGTCTTCAGACGGGATCTATATAAACAT
Protein-coding sequences here:
- a CDS encoding SusF/SusE family outer membrane protein translates to MKRYLNKLVFLGLALFMFGSCEKDEELTMLQPVHFTAAPVASHNNIVLEQENMDQAVLNISWPEVTYPIQAPVTYNLQFTRPADTVGVNGWANAINAEAGVDVLSKTFMGRDLNELAKDLGLEDDVEGEIAVRVQSYMDRRISSEPLIISVTPFTPEVATGEIYLPGAYQGWDPETAASIPAVENGIYRGYLNLPSQDALDFKITLDRNWTENYGHDGNGNLVFDGPNLSVPEPGFYEITVNFNTMTWTATKTSWGIIGTATEGGWDADTDMVFDSERQVWVYTGELQPGALKFRLNDSWEINYGSRNNEEGIAYLDDPGAHDVTEAGLYEVTFSIDPEDNTRAFYSIEPIVWGIIGDATAGGWDTDTPMTWNSDTGVWEVTADLTPGALKFRRNNDWSLNYGPRNNEDGILYLDDPGAHGIEEAGTYDITLTLNPEDPSTATYTVDRTTN
- a CDS encoding alpha-amylase family glycosyl hydrolase, translating into MRNYINVLFIFLGTTSLLSCQTSDDEITRGGHQEYEQYGTAFQQVPDSRDVSMYQVNIRAFSEEGTFNGVIDGLDHISDLGVNVLYLMPVYPVGEERSAGGLGSPYSVRDYYSVNPEFGTLEDLRNLVDGAHERGMAVIMDWVPNHTAWDNEWITTNPEWYQQDEEGNIIHPPGTNWQDVAQLDYSNDELRAAMKDAMSYWIYTANIDGYRVDAADYVPHSFWAETVPFLRNIKNQDMIMFAEGSRKDHFRAGFDYIFGFNFFDHLKQVFVDNASATVLQNSFATEYENVYDDTKRVVRYTSNHDVNLSDGTPQELFGGDRGSMAAFVVAAYMKSIPMIYNGQEIGWNERLEFFSRDPINWNAANNELLEEYKDIIEFRNNSTAIRRGEYNGYSSEHVAAFTMSTEDETVLVLSNQRNRENNFIFPSTLAGTSWEDIFNGGTVSLESQITLEPFQYLVLRTGN